The proteins below come from a single uncultured Methanobrevibacter sp. genomic window:
- a CDS encoding TATA-box-binding protein produces MTDVDIKIENIVASASIGKDIVLTEVSEALEGVNFNREQFPGLVFKLKDPKTAALIFSSGKLVCTGAKSIDDSKLAIKKTVDLMRTIDTEIPHEFEIKIQNIVASANLESTLNLEAVALELEDTEYEPEQFPGLVYRLSDPKVVLLLFGSGKVVCTGAKTRSDAKLGVERAYDRLSELDLI; encoded by the coding sequence TTGACCGATGTTGATATAAAAATTGAAAACATTGTGGCTTCTGCAAGCATAGGGAAAGATATAGTTTTAACTGAAGTTTCCGAAGCTTTAGAAGGGGTTAATTTTAATCGTGAACAGTTTCCAGGATTAGTTTTTAAACTTAAAGATCCTAAAACAGCAGCATTAATTTTCAGCTCTGGTAAGCTTGTTTGTACTGGGGCAAAGTCTATAGATGACTCAAAGTTAGCTATTAAAAAGACTGTTGATTTAATGAGGACTATCGATACTGAAATTCCTCATGAATTCGAAATTAAAATTCAAAACATTGTGGCTTCTGCTAATTTAGAATCCACATTAAATTTAGAAGCAGTAGCTTTAGAACTTGAGGACACTGAATATGAACCTGAACAATTCCCAGGTTTAGTATACAGATTATCTGATCCGAAAGTTGTTTTATTATTATTTGGTTCTGGTAAAGTTGTTTGTACTGGAGCTAAAACACGTAGTGACGCTAAATTAGGTGTCGAAAGAGCTTACGATAGATTAAGTGAGCTAGATTTAATATAA
- the serB gene encoding phosphoserine phosphatase SerB gives MIKLVVFDLDNVIIDGEAIDEIGKLANVEDEIAEITEKAMQGEIDFETSIKDRVKLLEGTSVEEIQKVADELPLMAGAEETIARLKEEGLDVAIISGSFDIVAQAVKDKLGLDNVYTNSFTVEDGKLTGEVTGPLVSGSKLDVLKEHIEGNDTSLEEVVAVGDGANDISMIESAGVGIAFNAKDSVKETADIVVDEKDLTKVLDEIVNQLSTDVAEDSETEQVEESTEEAEKPKDNGLPESDFVLADTMEGVKKQKDEKEAEIAKVADEREEFNKIAKEQRKIRDELNASLKENLNKAIEFRNERNEINKQVEAAKKARNEANNKIRNLEWSSGKRDKIKIENEIKKIDKIIETRVLDIKKENQLVKNANDLRKQLMEIHEDESVKDEAQDLKKLSEDEHEKVIAFSEKAQAAHEEMLKFFRKTDDIRTAADEAHKKFIEARKNASAKHEEFKSILSDIHVINKKLGSNRPRKRRSNTNKSSSSSGNKNREEKERAEEIFDKFKHGGKLSTEELLLLQKYNIN, from the coding sequence TTGATTAAACTCGTAGTATTTGACTTAGATAACGTTATTATTGATGGAGAAGCAATTGATGAGATAGGGAAATTAGCAAATGTTGAAGATGAAATAGCTGAAATTACTGAAAAAGCTATGCAAGGAGAAATCGACTTTGAAACTTCTATTAAAGACAGGGTTAAACTTCTTGAAGGAACTTCTGTAGAAGAAATTCAAAAAGTTGCTGATGAACTTCCATTAATGGCTGGTGCTGAAGAAACCATTGCACGTTTAAAAGAAGAAGGATTAGATGTAGCTATTATTAGTGGTAGTTTTGACATTGTTGCACAAGCAGTTAAAGACAAACTTGGGCTTGATAATGTTTACACAAATAGTTTCACTGTTGAAGATGGTAAATTAACTGGTGAAGTAACTGGACCTTTAGTATCTGGTTCTAAATTAGATGTATTAAAAGAACATATTGAAGGTAATGACACTTCTTTAGAAGAAGTTGTTGCAGTTGGAGATGGAGCTAACGACATTTCCATGATTGAATCAGCTGGTGTTGGAATTGCTTTCAATGCAAAAGATTCTGTTAAAGAAACAGCTGATATTGTAGTAGATGAAAAAGACTTAACCAAAGTCTTAGACGAAATTGTTAATCAATTATCCACTGATGTTGCTGAAGATAGCGAAACTGAACAAGTAGAAGAATCTACTGAAGAAGCTGAAAAACCTAAAGACAACGGTCTTCCTGAATCTGATTTTGTTTTAGCTGACACTATGGAAGGTGTAAAAAAACAAAAAGATGAAAAAGAAGCTGAAATAGCTAAAGTTGCTGATGAAAGGGAAGAATTCAACAAAATAGCTAAAGAACAACGTAAAATCCGTGATGAATTAAATGCATCATTAAAAGAAAACTTAAACAAAGCTATTGAATTCAGAAACGAACGTAACGAAATCAATAAACAAGTTGAAGCAGCTAAAAAAGCACGTAATGAAGCTAATAATAAAATTAGAAACTTAGAATGGTCTTCTGGTAAACGTGACAAAATTAAAATAGAAAATGAGATTAAAAAGATTGATAAAATCATTGAAACTCGTGTTTTAGATATTAAAAAAGAAAATCAACTTGTTAAAAATGCAAATGATTTAAGAAAACAATTAATGGAAATTCATGAAGATGAATCTGTTAAAGATGAAGCACAAGATCTCAAAAAATTATCTGAAGATGAACACGAAAAAGTTATTGCATTTTCTGAAAAAGCTCAAGCAGCTCATGAAGAAATGCTTAAATTCTTCAGAAAAACTGATGATATTAGAACTGCAGCTGATGAAGCTCATAAAAAGTTCATCGAAGCTCGTAAAAATGCTTCTGCAAAACATGAAGAATTCAAATCCATTTTAAGCGATATTCATGTTATCAACAAAAAATTAGGTTCTAACAGACCTAGAAAAAGAAGATCCAATACTAATAAATCTTCTTCATCTTCTGGTAACAAAAATCGTGAAGAAAAAGAAAGAGCTGAAGAAATCTTTGATAAATTCAAACATGGTGGAAAATTATCTACTGAAGAGCTCTTACTTTTACAAAAATATAATATTAATTAA
- the cyaB gene encoding class IV adenylate cyclase, whose product MIEVEVKAKIDNFEDMRQKLDKIGAIKTKEEFQEDIYFNSPIVDFAKTDEALRIRTTKQGKEKHIFITYKGAKIDSKSKTREEIEFEIEDSEKCAKTFEHIGFKKVRTVRKNREYYSYKNFEISLDDIEGLSPYMEIEIGLEDGSDYNEAQNSIFEMFKQLDITDGFERTSYLELLENL is encoded by the coding sequence ATGATAGAAGTTGAAGTAAAAGCTAAAATTGATAATTTTGAAGATATGAGACAAAAATTAGATAAAATTGGAGCTATTAAAACAAAAGAAGAGTTTCAAGAAGATATTTATTTCAACAGCCCAATTGTAGATTTTGCTAAAACAGACGAAGCACTAAGAATAAGAACAACCAAACAAGGAAAAGAGAAACATATATTTATCACATATAAAGGAGCTAAAATTGATTCAAAAAGTAAAACGCGTGAAGAAATAGAGTTTGAGATTGAAGACAGCGAAAAATGTGCAAAAACCTTCGAACACATCGGTTTTAAAAAAGTTAGAACCGTTCGAAAAAATCGTGAATATTACTCCTATAAAAACTTTGAAATCAGTTTAGATGATATTGAAGGACTAAGCCCATATATGGAAATTGAAATAGGCCTTGAAGATGGAAGCGACTATAATGAAGCTCAAAATAGTATATTTGAAATGTTTAAACAACTTGACATAACTGATGGTTTTGA